One genomic region from Bos javanicus breed banteng chromosome 14, ARS-OSU_banteng_1.0, whole genome shotgun sequence encodes:
- the RPL7 gene encoding large ribosomal subunit protein uL30, producing MEGAEEKKKKVPAVPETLKKKRKNFAELKIKRLRKKFAQKMLRKARRKLIYEKAKHYHKEYRQMYRTEIRMARMARKAGNFYVPAEPKLAFVIRIRGINGVSPKVRKVLQLLRLRQIFNGTFVKLNKASINMLRIVEPYIAWGYPNLKSVNELIYKRGYGKINKKRIALTDNALIARSLGKYGIICMEDLIHEIYTVGKRFKEANNFLWPFKLSSPRGGMKKKTTHFVEGGDAGNREDQINRLIRRMN from the exons ATGGAGGGTGCCGA agagaagaaaaagaaggttcCTGCTGTGCCAGAAACCCTTAAGAAAAAGCGGAAGAATTTCGCAGAGCTTAAGATCAAGCGACTGAGAAAGAAGTTTGCCCAAAAGATG CTTCGAAAGGCAAGGAGGAAGCTTATCTATGAAAAAGCTAAGCATTACCACAAGGAATACAGGCAGATGTACAGAACTGAAATTCGAATGGCTAGGATGGCACGAAAAGCCGGTAACTTCTATGTACCCGCGGAACCCAAATTGGCGTTTGTCATCAGGATCAGAGG TATCAATGGTGTGAGCCCAAAGGTTCGAAAGGTGCTGCAGCTCCTTCGCCTCCGGCAGATCTTCAACGGCACCTTTGTGAAGCTCAACAAGGCGTCAATTAACATGCTGAGAATTGTGGAGCCATACATTGCATGGGG gTACCCAAATCTGAAGTCTGTAAATGAATTGATTTACAAGCGTGGTTACGGCAAAATCAACAAAAAGCGAATTGCCCTGACAGACAACGCATTGATTGCTCGATCTCTTG GGAAATATGGAATCATCTGCATGGAGGATCTGATTCATGAGATCTATACCGTTGGAAAACGTTTCAAAGAAGCAAACAACTTCCTGTGGCCCTTTAAATTGTCTTCTCCACGAGGTGGAATGAAGAAAAAGACCACCCATTTTGTAGAAGGTGGAGATGCTGGCAACAGGGAAGACCAGATCAACAGGCTTATTAGAAGGATGAACTAA